Proteins encoded in a region of the Candidatus Aegiribacteria sp. genome:
- the rplF gene encoding 50S ribosomal protein L6: MSRIGRLPIPLPDKVTLSEKKKLLTVKGPRGEMTLQIPLGIKVKTEDGVVIVSTKEDSKEIKMSHGTTRAHLANRIQGVSTGHSKTLIVQGKGFQAEIKGRMLEMQLGFSHKVLFEIPVGLELEIKPGQNSFTLTVIGNDKQLVGAFSSELYKVKKVEPYNLIGFRYSDQHVKRKAAKTIT; the protein is encoded by the coding sequence ATGTCGAGAATAGGCAGATTACCCATTCCTTTGCCTGACAAGGTTACATTATCTGAGAAGAAAAAACTTCTCACTGTTAAAGGACCCAGAGGAGAAATGACTCTGCAGATTCCTTTGGGAATCAAAGTGAAAACCGAAGATGGTGTTGTGATCGTTTCGACAAAAGAGGATTCGAAAGAGATCAAAATGTCTCACGGCACAACCAGAGCTCATCTTGCGAACAGAATTCAGGGTGTTTCAACTGGACATAGTAAAACACTCATCGTTCAGGGAAAAGGATTCCAGGCTGAAATCAAGGGCCGTATGCTGGAAATGCAGCTTGGTTTTTCGCATAAAGTTCTTTTTGAAATACCTGTTGGCCTGGAACTGGAGATAAAACCGGGGCAGAACTCATTCACGCTTACTGTAATCGGGAATGACAAACAGCTGGTTGGTGCGTTCAGCTCGGAACTCTATAAGGTTAAAAAGGTTGAACCATACAACCTTATCGGGTTTCGCTACTCGGATCAACATGTCAAGCGCAAAGCCGCTAAGACGATAACTTAA
- the rpsH gene encoding 30S ribosomal protein S8 has protein sequence MSMTDPIADMLTRIRNASRAEHKMVDIPASNLKISIARTLYNGGFIRGFRKIEDSKQDMLRVYLAYRSDQPLIVGIKRISKPGCRVYKSSKDIQKVMGGRGMAVLTTPKGILTDSEARRQHVGGEVLLHVW, from the coding sequence ATGTCAATGACAGATCCAATAGCCGATATGCTTACCCGGATCAGAAATGCTTCCCGGGCTGAACATAAAATGGTTGATATTCCTGCGTCCAATTTGAAGATATCAATTGCAAGAACATTGTATAACGGAGGATTCATCAGGGGATTCAGGAAAATCGAGGATAGTAAGCAGGATATGCTGAGGGTTTATCTTGCGTATCGGAGTGATCAACCTCTGATTGTAGGAATCAAACGAATATCCAAACCGGGTTGCAGGGTATACAAAAGTTCAAAGGATATTCAGAAGGTAATGGGCGGCCGAGGCATGGCTGTTCTAACAACACCAAAGGGAATTCTTACTGATTCAGAAGCAAGAAGACAGCACGTGGGCGGCGAAGTTCTGCTCCACGTCTGGTAG
- a CDS encoding type Z 30S ribosomal protein S14, with product MARKALIEKQKRTPKFKVRKYNRCCICGRPRGFLRKFGICRICFRDMVNRGLLPGVRKASW from the coding sequence TTGGCTAGAAAAGCTCTCATAGAAAAACAGAAGAGGACCCCCAAATTCAAGGTAAGGAAATACAACAGGTGCTGCATTTGCGGACGCCCAAGGGGATTCCTGAGAAAATTCGGAATTTGTCGAATCTGTTTCCGGGACATGGTTAACAGAGGCCTGCTTCCGGGCGTACGTAAAGCCAGCTGGTAG
- the rplE gene encoding 50S ribosomal protein L5, with protein sequence MRKLPRLEKLYRDELKDKMMKRFEYENVNRIPRVSKVVINMGLGKEAMDNANNLKNATEQLATITGQMPVVSKAKKSIAGFRLREGTPIGVFITLRKDKMWEFLDRLITFSIPQVRDFRGLSPRGFDGRGNYNFGIEEQAIFPEINVDSIDKFRGMNITIVTTAPTDEEGLELLKFLGMPFIRTGR encoded by the coding sequence ATGAGAAAGCTTCCCAGACTAGAGAAATTATACCGGGATGAGCTGAAGGATAAAATGATGAAACGTTTCGAGTATGAAAACGTTAATCGAATCCCCCGTGTTTCAAAGGTTGTTATTAACATGGGTCTTGGAAAAGAAGCCATGGATAACGCGAACAACCTGAAAAATGCCACTGAGCAGCTCGCCACAATCACCGGTCAGATGCCGGTGGTTTCAAAAGCGAAAAAATCAATTGCGGGATTCCGCCTTCGGGAAGGAACTCCAATAGGAGTATTCATTACTCTCAGGAAAGATAAAATGTGGGAGTTTCTTGATCGATTGATAACATTTTCAATTCCACAGGTAAGGGACTTCAGAGGATTGTCTCCGCGTGGATTTGACGGGCGCGGCAACTACAATTTCGGTATTGAAGAACAGGCGATATTCCCTGAGATTAACGTAGACAGTATCGATAAATTCAGGGGAATGAATATTACAATAGTAACAACCGCTCCGACGGATGAGGAAGGTCTTGAGCTTCTTAAGTTTCTTGGCATGCCCTTCATTCGAACCGGGCGATAA
- the rplX gene encoding 50S ribosomal protein L24 produces the protein MHIKKGDKVLVISGADRGKDGKVLKVFHAKNRAIVEGLNLIKRHTRPSSRNQQGGIIEKEAPIHVTNLRVICPGCGKAGGIKRTRDDEGRLMRNCKLCNETISTG, from the coding sequence ATGCACATTAAAAAGGGTGACAAAGTGCTGGTTATTTCCGGCGCGGACCGCGGCAAAGATGGAAAAGTACTGAAAGTATTCCATGCGAAGAACAGGGCGATTGTAGAAGGATTGAATCTGATAAAGAGGCACACCAGGCCATCCTCCCGCAATCAGCAGGGAGGAATTATTGAGAAGGAAGCGCCTATTCACGTTACGAATCTCAGGGTGATCTGTCCTGGTTGTGGTAAAGCAGGGGGAATCAAACGTACCCGGGATGATGAAGGACGTCTCATGCGGAACTGTAAACTCTGCAATGAGACTATTTCCACCGGTTAG
- the rplN gene encoding 50S ribosomal protein L14: MIQQESRLKVADNSGARTVLCIKVLGGSKRRYATIGDVIVVTVKDAIPDGAVKASEVRRAVIVRVKKELNRADGTSVRFGDNAAVILDEAYQPVGTRIFGPVGRELREHFMKIVSLAPEVI; encoded by the coding sequence ATGATTCAGCAGGAATCCAGACTGAAGGTTGCGGATAATTCCGGTGCCCGAACGGTACTTTGCATAAAAGTTCTTGGCGGGAGTAAACGCAGATACGCTACAATTGGAGATGTGATTGTAGTAACTGTAAAGGATGCTATTCCCGATGGTGCTGTAAAGGCAAGTGAAGTTCGGCGAGCAGTGATTGTCCGAGTAAAAAAGGAACTTAATCGAGCCGATGGAACATCTGTCCGGTTCGGTGACAACGCTGCTGTTATCCTTGATGAAGCTTACCAACCGGTAGGCACCAGGATCTTCGGGCCTGTGGGCCGTGAACTGCGCGAGCACTTCATGAAAATAGTTTCGCTTGCTCCGGAGGTGATCTGA
- the rpsQ gene encoding 30S ribosomal protein S17 — protein sequence MAETRVKNRRVLKGTVVSSAMDKTVIIEVVSLKAHRVYKKRYRTTTKYFVHDTENQCNKGDIVTIAETRPVSKNKRWRILDIVERAR from the coding sequence ATGGCAGAAACCAGGGTAAAAAACAGAAGAGTTCTAAAAGGAACTGTGGTTTCCAGCGCCATGGATAAGACTGTGATTATTGAGGTTGTATCCCTCAAGGCGCACCGGGTCTACAAGAAGCGCTACCGAACCACAACAAAGTATTTCGTCCACGATACCGAGAACCAGTGTAATAAGGGTGACATCGTTACCATAGCGGAGACACGACCCGTCTCGAAGAATAAACGCTGGCGCATTCTTGATATTGTGGAACGGGCACGATAG